The sequence TTGCTGCAAGCCTATCTGGATCAAGGTGTAAAACGTATCGTTGTCACCGCGCCAGTCAAAGAAGCAGGTGTCTTAAATGTAGTGGTTGGAGTGAATCATCACCTCTATAACCCAGCCCTGCATCGCATTGTGACTGCAGCCAGCTGCACCACCAACTGCTTGGCCCCCGTCGTCAAAGTGATTCACGAGCAACTTGGCATCCGCCATGGCAGCATGACCACCATTCATGATCTGACCAATACCCAAACCATTATCGATGCGCCGCACAAAGATCTGCGCCGCGCCCGCGCTTGCGGCACCAGCCTGATTCCCACCTCCACCGGATCGGCCACCGCCATTACCGAAATTTTCCCTGAGCTAAAGGGCCGCTTAAACGGCCATGCCGTGCGCGTGCCTTTAACCAATGCATCGCTCACCGATTGTGTATTCGAGCTAGAACGCGCCACCACCATTGAAGAAGTCAACGGCCTGCTGAAAGCCGCATCCGAAACCTACCTGAAAGATATTCTGGGCTATGAAGAGCGCCCACTGGTATCAATCGACTACCGAGGCGATGCCCGCTCATCCATCATCGACGCACTCTCTACCATGGTGATCAATAGCACGCAGCTCAAGCTCTACGCTTGGTACGACAATGAATGGGGCTATGTAAATCGCACGGCAGAGTTGGTAAGGCTGATGGGAAGAGATTTATAAACAAAGATTGCGATCAAAACCCACTATTGAACCACGGAGGCCAAACAGAACAAGGAGTTTCACGGAGAAAAACAAGCGACGAATGAGGCTGTTTTCTTCGGTTTTTTTGTATTTAAATAGCGACCTATCCCAACTTGGATCCCCCATGCTCTCCCCGCAAATTCGCCAATATCTAATTATCACCGGTAATTACTGGACCTTTACCCTCACCGATGGGGCGCTGCGGATGTTGGTGGTTTTGCATTTTCATCAGCTTGGCTTTTCTCCGCTAAGCTTAGCCATGCTGTTTTTGTTTTATGAAATTTTTGGTGTGATCACCAATCTAATCGGGGGCTGGTTGGGCGCTCGCATTGGCTTAAATAAAACCATGAATATCGGCCTTGGCCTGCAAGTTATCGCCCTATTGGCGCTCACCGTGCCCACTACCATGCTCACCGTACTTTGGGTGATGGCGGCGCAAGCCCTATCAGGGATAGCCAAAGATTTAAATAAAATGAGCGCCAAAAGCAGTATTAAAACGCTGGTGCCCGCAGGGGCAGAAGGCAAGCTTTATCAATGGGTGGCTCTGTTAACCGGCTCTAAAAATGCACTAAAAGGCGTGGGATTTTTTCTAGGCGGAGTTTTGCTCACCCTGCTTGGTTTTAGCGGCGCTGTGCTGCTGATGGCGAGCTTATTACTATTGGTATGGCTAGGCAGTGTGATTACGCTTAAACAAGACTTAGGCAAGGCAAAAAATAAGCCCAAGTTCAGCGAGATTTTTTCTAAGAGCAGGTCGGTGAATATTTTATCCGCGGCGCGACTTTTTTTATTTGGTGCACGCGATGTATGGTTTGTAGTGGCACTGCCGGTGTTTTTATCGCAAACACTGGGCTGGAGTCACCTTGATGTCGGCTCATTCTTTGCAGTATGGGTGATTGCTTATGGCGTAGTGCAATCCCTTGCTCCCTATCTAACCGGCAAAAAATCCGGTCAAGTCCCCGATGGGAAAAGCGCCTCTATCTGGGCCTTAGCACTAGCCCTTGCAGCAGCAGGCATCGCGATAGCCATGAGCCACGAGCAACATTTGCAAGCTATCATTATTGGGGGCTTACTCCTATTTGGCGTTTTATTTGCCATTAATTCATCGCTACACAGTTATTTAATTGTTAGCTACGCCAAAGATGACGGCGCATCGCTCGATGTTGGTTTTTACTACATGAGTAATGCCATGGGGCGCTTACTAGGCACCGTGTTATCTGGCTGGGCATTTCAACTTGCTGGTCTCATAGCGTGCTTATGGATTTCTGCGATATTTATAATAATCGCATCACTCATTTCCACAGCACTGCCACGAAATAACACGAATAAGTAAGGAAGTTACTTGCGCTGCCCAAATTTTCTCAATTGCACTGATACTTGATTTTCTTCCACGCAAAGCAAAACCCCCGCCTCTTTCGAGTACGGGGGTCTTGTTTACATCACGTGCGAATCTTTGATTCGCTCAGTAAAGGTGTCTGGCAATGACCTACTTTCACACAGGTATCTGCACTATCATCGGCGCTAAGGTGTTTCACTGTCCTGTTCGGGATGGGAAGGAGTGGGACCACCTCGCTATGGTCGCCAGACTTTAACGGGGTAACTCGTTGTGTGTATTGCTCCACAACGCGTTCAGTTCAATAGAAGAAGTAATGTCTTACATTTCAAATCTAGTTTTCTAATCTGGGTAGATTATACCGTCGCGCACACGCGTCTCAGGTTATAGGATCAAGCCTTACGGGCAATTAGTATCGGTTAGCTTAACGCATTACTGCGCTTCCACACCCGACCTATCAACGTCCTGGTCTCGAACGACCCTTTAAAAGGCTTAAAGCCTTGGGGAAATCTCATCTTGAGGCGAGTTTCGCGCTTAGATGCTTTCAGCGCTTATCTCTTCCAGATTTAGCTACCCGGCGATGCCACTGGCGTGACAACCGGTACACCAGAGATCTGTCCACTCCGGTCCTCTCGTACTAGGAGCAGCCCCCCTCAAATTTCCAACGCCCACTGCAGATAGGGACCAAACTGTCTCACGACGTTTTGAACCCAGCTCACGTACCACTTTAAATGGCGAACAGCCATACCCTTGGGACCGGCTACAGCCCCAGGATGTGATGAGCCGACATCGAGGTGCCAAACTCCGCCGTCGATGTGAACTCTTGGGCGGAATCAGCCTGTTATCCCCGGAGTACCTTTTATCCGTTGAGCGATGGCCCTTCCATTCAGAACCACCGGATCACTATGTCCTGCTTTCGCACCTGCTCGACTTGTCTGTCTCGCAGTTAAGCCGCCTTATGCCATTACACTATCAGTACGATGTCCGACCGTACCTAGGCGACCTTCGAGCTCCTCCGTTAC comes from Iodobacter ciconiae and encodes:
- a CDS encoding ArsJ-associated glyceraldehyde-3-phosphate dehydrogenase, with the translated sequence MSIKVGINGFGRMGRLTLRAAWGWPDIEFVQINDPAGDAATLAHLLNFDSVHGRFAQNAEAINDEIVIGEQRIKVSHNKAIGDTDWSGCDVVIEASGKMRKVELLQAYLDQGVKRIVVTAPVKEAGVLNVVVGVNHHLYNPALHRIVTAASCTTNCLAPVVKVIHEQLGIRHGSMTTIHDLTNTQTIIDAPHKDLRRARACGTSLIPTSTGSATAITEIFPELKGRLNGHAVRVPLTNASLTDCVFELERATTIEEVNGLLKAASETYLKDILGYEERPLVSIDYRGDARSSIIDALSTMVINSTQLKLYAWYDNEWGYVNRTAELVRLMGRDL
- the arsJ gene encoding organoarsenical effux MFS transporter ArsJ, with the translated sequence MLSPQIRQYLIITGNYWTFTLTDGALRMLVVLHFHQLGFSPLSLAMLFLFYEIFGVITNLIGGWLGARIGLNKTMNIGLGLQVIALLALTVPTTMLTVLWVMAAQALSGIAKDLNKMSAKSSIKTLVPAGAEGKLYQWVALLTGSKNALKGVGFFLGGVLLTLLGFSGAVLLMASLLLLVWLGSVITLKQDLGKAKNKPKFSEIFSKSRSVNILSAARLFLFGARDVWFVVALPVFLSQTLGWSHLDVGSFFAVWVIAYGVVQSLAPYLTGKKSGQVPDGKSASIWALALALAAAGIAIAMSHEQHLQAIIIGGLLLFGVLFAINSSLHSYLIVSYAKDDGASLDVGFYYMSNAMGRLLGTVLSGWAFQLAGLIACLWISAIFIIIASLISTALPRNNTNK